A stretch of DNA from Papio anubis isolate 15944 chromosome 4, Panubis1.0, whole genome shotgun sequence:
GGAGAGCAGACAAGAAGACGGCGAAAGTTGGGCCTGCCCCGCCCTGAGGCCCCGGAACAAAAGAACGCGCGTGCGCTGGCCCTTTAAGAGCGATTCTCCTCCGCCCGCGCCAGCTTGGACCGCGGGAAACCCGGCGCCCGCCCCACCCCGCCCGGAGATTCCCTTCCGACTCCTGCACCGCCTCCCCGTCACTCATTCGAGGCCCGCCCGGCGATTGGCTTGCGGCTAGCGGGAGGGAGAAAGGGCCGGCTTTTCCGATTGGCCAGCACGCAGTGGCGCTCGTCACGTGGGGGGCGACGTTTCGCGCCAATTTCGGTTGGCCGGCCACAGTCCACCGCGCGGACGTTCTCAGCTTCCCCAGAAGCAAGACCTCTGAGCCCGCCAAGAGCTGCCGCACGGGCCTCGGCAGCGATGGCACTGAAGGACTACGCGCTAGAGAAAGGTACGGGTCTACAAGCCTGGGAGGGCGTCCTGCGCGGGGAGCCTCCCGGGGAACACCTGTTGATGTGAGCTGGGGTCTTCGAGGACCGGGGTCAGCGGGTTCTGGGGCGCGCGACGCCAGAGGCAGGGTCGGGTTGCGGCCTGGCTTAGGCCCACGGGGCCTGGAAGGCGCGCGAGGGGCATCGACGTTGAAGAAAAGGTAGTAATCCCACTTGGGAAAGGTGTTACAGAgtcgtggggttggggggctTGGGGGGCGCTACCCGGCTGGGGGCTGCACAAGGAAGAGTCGCGCCGAGGACCTCAGGAGACTCTTTAAGGGCTCTGGACCCCGGACCCGCTTCCCTCCGCGCTTTTGGGCATTCCCAGGTTCCCGCCGCCTCCCCGAGGCGCGCGGAGGCCCCGGGGGCGGGCAAGCCGGGGCCGCTGCGTGCCGGGATTGGCCGTTTGAGGCCGCCCTCCGAGCGGAAGTGGAGCCGGGCGGAAGTGGCGCGACGCGGTGGAGGGAGTGTCGTGTAAACAGTGTCCTTCCGCGCGGCGGCCTCGGAGAGAGCTGCGACCCGGGGGGGCGTGCCTGGGATCCGGGAGCTTCGCTCGGGCCCGGGAAAGGCGGCAGTGGGCTGGGATCGCAGTGGCCCTGGGCGTGCTGGCCAATGGCTGAACTGGCTCCCGCCTCGGGCGGAGGAATCCCGGGCTGTGAAGCGGCTGGAATCCGGGCCCATGTGCTTCTTTGTTTACTAAGAGCGGAAGCGCTGGCGGGAGCGGTGGTGGGGTGCGGGACCTGCCTGGTGGCGGAGGTCCCGGTGAGATAAGGGGCTCGGGGGACCCAAAGAAGGCAGGGGATCATGGGGGTGGAAAGAAAGCTGAGAACCTTGAGGCCGGAGTGTGGGAGGCCAATGGGGAACGGCGCTAGGATTTTAAACTAAAGTAGGGACAGGAATTCCCCTGGGGAATAGATGTTGGATCGCCCTGTGCACTGCCCCGGGCTCTTTATTCTTCGCTGGTTAAAACAGACTGTGCAAAAGAGTTATGCCCACTTTGGGGAGAATTCGGTAGTTTATTTAAATGTTCATATTATTAGTTCATAGGCTGTGTTTTAAGCGAAAATAGGTATCTTAGATTTCTATCAGAGGGATGGGCAGTGATGTGTCTTAAAGtttatgttttatgattttaCATTTCACGTTACAGAAAAGGTTAAGAAGTTTTTACAAGAGTTCTACCAGGATGATGAACTTGGGAAGAAGCAGTTCAAGTATGGGAACCAGTTGGTAAGTATAAGATTGGGTAAAGGGAATGGGGAAGTGGGGTGCATAAGGAGCCATAAGCAGTAGCTTGGCTGGTTTTATTAAAGAGGTAATAATTAGAGGGTTTGGGGGCTGAGAAGCGAGTATCTCTCTAAGTGGTGCTGTGTTCTCCCCTGTGGATGCCCAGAGCCTGTGCTGAGTTCTCAGTAATGTATCTTCACATATGAACACTGGTGCACAAGGTGAATGTGGCTCTGAGgtgtttctgtctcttcctcaccTGAGGTTCGGCTGGCTCATCGGGAACAAGTGGCTCTGTATGTGGACCTGGACGACGTAGCCGAGGATGACCCCGAGTTGGTGGACTCAATTTGTGAGAATGCCAGGCGCTACGCAAAGCTCTTTGCCGATTCCGTACAAGAGCTGCTGCCTCAGTACAAGGAGAGGGAAGTGAGTGGCTAGAGAACAATGGCAAACAAAGGGGAAGGCATTTAGGCTTCTGTAGAGAGGCTGCTCAGATACTGATGTTTTCTGAGCAGGCAGAAAGAAGGGGCACTTCAGTCTGGTGTTCTCTGCGCTCTCCTTTCCCCATCCTGTTgctcgtttatttatttatttgtttattttgtcctCCTTTAGGTGGTAAATAAGGATGTCCTGGACGTTTACATTGAGCATCGGCTGATGATGGAGCAGCGGAGTCGGGACCCTGGAACAGCCCGAAGCCCCCAGAACCAGTACCCTGCTGAACTCATGCGCAGATTGTGAGTGGTCTCTGTTGGGAAGTATGTAGGGATTGGTTCTCCAGGATCTTGTTTGTGACTGTTTTCTCCCCTCAGTGAGCTGTATTTTCAAGGCCCAAGTAGCAACAAGCCTCGTGTGATCCGGGAAGTGCGGGCTGACTCTGTGGGGAAATTGGTGACTGTGCGTGGAATTGTCACTCGTGTCTCTGAAGTCAAACCCAAGATGGTGGTGGCCACTTACACTTGTGACCAGTGTGGGGCAGAGACCTACCAGCCGGTACGTGTGGAGCAAGGAGCAGGAAAGCCCTTACCCATTAGTCGTTTTGTAGAGATTAATTTGATTCCGTGATGCCTATCATTTTCTTTGCTTGTAAAAGTTGCCTGTGTGTTTGCCTTTCATTGTTGGGTATGTAATGGTCTTTCTACCTATTTCTTGGGTGTTTGTTGTTGACCCAGAGTTAAGTTCAAAGGGTTCTTGACACTTCCAAGATGTCTGCCATGAAGAGAAATGTGATTCAAGGAACCGACCGACCCAATGGGGCTCTTTTGCTTCTGACTTCCTTTTGGTGCTTCTGTTCTCACATCCTAGATCCAGTCTCCAACTTTCATGCCTCTGATCATGTGCCCAAGCCAGGAGTGCCAAACCAACCGCTCAGGAGGGCGGCTGTATCTGCAGACACGGGGCTCCAAATTCATCAAATTCCAGGAGATGAAGATGCAAGAACATGTGAGTTTGGGGTACGTGGCCCTGGGCAGGTGGATTGGGAGTCCACTTGAATCCTGTAGTCACTTGTGGAGtggcaggaagaaagaagaacGAAAGAGGGAAGTGCAGGAGGGAGGTGGAACTAGAATTTCTGAGAGCCTTGGGAAGGGGAAACTCAGTAGCCCTCCTGTGGGCTTGTCTGTGACTAGGCAGCCTGGGAGCCTTTGAGTGGGATGCCTAGGGAGGGAAGGTTGGGTCCTCGTCCATTTCTCCTGGCCTTATGTGCCTTTCCCTCCCCTAGAGTGATCAAGTGCCCGTGGGAAACATCCCTCGTAGTATCACGGTGCTGGTAGAAGGAGAGAACACGAGaattgcccagcctggagaccACGTCAGCGTCACTGGTATCTTCTTGCCAATCCTGCGCACTGGGTTCCGACAGGTGGTACAGGTAAGGAAGAGTTTGACATGAGGATCGTCCCCTTTTCTCTCACCTACTCATTCTACTCGCACAGAGAAAAGTGGGCAGCAGAACCCCAAACAGAACCCAGGGATTTGTCAAGAAATCGTTAGGGAATCCAGTGATGGGCAAGTTGAAGGGATTGCATCTGTATCCTGGCGTTTTCCTGCCCAAGGGTTTACTCTCAGAAACCTACCTGGAAGCCCATCGGATTGTGAAGATGAACAAGAGTGAGGATGATGAGTCTGGGGCTGGAGAGCTCAGcagggaggagctgaggcagaTTGCAGGTGAGGGGCAGGGGAGATAGAGGAAATTCCATTTACATCCTAGCCCCCTTTTCCCCCAAAAAATACAACCTTAACTTCTCTACAGAAGAGGATTTCTACGAAAAGCTGGCAGCTTCAATCGCCCCAGAAATATATGGGCACGAAGATGTGAAGAAGGCACTGCTGCTTCTGCTAGTGGGGGGTGTGGACCAGTCTCCTCGAGGCATGAAGATCCGGggtaagaaggaaaaagggagaggcTCGGGGGGATGAAGTCatttaggaggaaaaaaggatGACAAGTGTCTCTGTAGGTCAGAGTATAAGAGTGGACATCTTGCCttcgtggacacagggagggcttAGAAGGAATGCTGGGTGTTAGAGGGAGGCAGAACTCAAAATTGCTCTGTTGTTGTCTAAGCATTGGGAGAAGAGTCATTCCAGGGctgccttccctttctccaggcaACATAAACATCTGTCTGATGGGGGATCCTGGTGTGGCCAAGTCTCAACTCCTGTCGTACATTGATCGGCTGGCCCCCCGCAGTAAGTAGTTGGGCCTTGGGAGAGGTGAACATAGTGACAGATAGGGCCACAGTGTTTATTCAAAAAATGGgggtgcatggtggctcacacttgtaaccccaatgctctgagaggctgaggcggaagaatcgtttgagaccaggctggtctactaaaaagtttgtttgtttgggtattttttttgtttgtttcctttttttgagacggagtctcagtcacccaggctggagtgcaatggcgtggtttcggctcactgcaacctctgcctcccaggttcaagcgattctcccttctcagcctcctgagtagctgggactacagacacgtgccaccacacttggctaatttttgtacttttagtagagatggggctttactatgttgggcaggctggtctcgaactcctgacctcatgatctgcctgccttggcctctaccaaagtgctgggattacaggtgtgagccactgcgcctggcctctactaaaaagttttaaaaattagttgggtgtggtagtgagtgcctatagtctcagctacttgggaggctgaggttggaggatggcttgagcccaggagccaagGTGTCAGTGAGCCACAGTTGTGCTCTGAAGAGAACcggtgggaggggaaggggaacGTTGCCAGCGCCCCACAGATCCTCAGGCGTCTCAAGAAGGCCTGGGGGAGGCAGTGGAATGATCCCAGCACAGGCCTTGCCTCCCTGGCCCATTTATTGTCCTTTGTTTGTTCCCCTTCTTGTTCTTTCTCCCTTATGGttccttatttcttctcttccagGCCAGTACACAACAGGCCGGGGCTCCTCGGGAGTGGGGCTTACGGCAGCTGTGCTGAGAGACTCCGTGAGTGGAGAACTGACTTTAGAGGGTGGGGCTCTGGTGCTGGCTGACCAGGGCGTGTGCTGCATTGATGAGTTCGACAAAATGGCCGAGGCCGACCGCACAGCCATCCACGAGGTCATGGAGCAGCAGACCATCTCCATTGCCAAGGCCGGCATCCTCACTACACTCAATGCCCGCTGCTCCATCCTGGCTGCCGCCAACCCTGCCTATGGGCGCTACAACCCCCGCCGCAGCCTGGAGCAGAACATACAGCTGCCTGCCGCGCTGCTCTCCCGGTTTGACCTCCTCTGGCTGATTCAGGACCGGCCTGACCGAGACAATGACCTACGGTGAATGGAGCTCAACACCCAAAGAGAGGTCCCCTGTAATGATCTAtagggaggaggggaggtgaaTCAAAACAAATTCCGCGCTCCTGGAAACCCCAGAGCCTCCCCCTTGCATCAGGGGCTGGTCCACGGTTCTCGGGGAAATGGTGGGTTGGGGCTGAAATGCTGATGAGGATTTTCAGGAAAGCGTGTCCCTTCTATACTGTAAGGAAGTGGTGGAGTCAAGGGAGGGACACCTAAGAGGACATGGGTGTGTAGCCCTAAAAAGGATGTTCCTCCTGGCCTCCCCTCTATCCAGGTTGGCCCAGCACATCACCTATGTGCACCAGCACAGCCGGCAGCCCCCCTCCCAGTTCGAACCTCTGGACATGAAGCTCATGAGGTAGGAGAGCTGGGTGCAGACGGGCAAACGTTGAGTGGGCCATGCGAGCCTCCTGAAAAAGTGCTTAATCTTAGCATGTGTTTTTCACACCA
This window harbors:
- the MCM7 gene encoding DNA replication licensing factor MCM7 isoform X1; the encoded protein is MALKDYALEKEKVKKFLQEFYQDDELGKKQFKYGNQLVRLAHREQVALYVDLDDVAEDDPELVDSICENARRYAKLFADSVQELLPQYKEREVVNKDVLDVYIEHRLMMEQRSRDPGTARSPQNQYPAELMRRFELYFQGPSSNKPRVIREVRADSVGKLVTVRGIVTRVSEVKPKMVVATYTCDQCGAETYQPIQSPTFMPLIMCPSQECQTNRSGGRLYLQTRGSKFIKFQEMKMQEHSDQVPVGNIPRSITVLVEGENTRIAQPGDHVSVTGIFLPILRTGFRQVVQGLLSETYLEAHRIVKMNKSEDDESGAGELSREELRQIAEEDFYEKLAASIAPEIYGHEDVKKALLLLLVGGVDQSPRGMKIRGNINICLMGDPGVAKSQLLSYIDRLAPRSQYTTGRGSSGVGLTAAVLRDSVSGELTLEGGALVLADQGVCCIDEFDKMAEADRTAIHEVMEQQTISIAKAGILTTLNARCSILAAANPAYGRYNPRRSLEQNIQLPAALLSRFDLLWLIQDRPDRDNDLRLAQHITYVHQHSRQPPSQFEPLDMKLMRRYIAMCREKQPTVPESLADYITAAYVEMRREAWASKDATYTSARTLLAILRLSTALARLRMVDVVEKEDVNEAIRLMEMSKDSLLGDKGQTARTQRPADVVFATIRELVSGGRSVRFSEAEQRCISRGFTPAQFQVALDEYEELNVWQVNASRTRITFV
- the MCM7 gene encoding DNA replication licensing factor MCM7 isoform X2 gives rise to the protein MMEQRSRDPGTARSPQNQYPAELMRRFELYFQGPSSNKPRVIREVRADSVGKLVTVRGIVTRVSEVKPKMVVATYTCDQCGAETYQPIQSPTFMPLIMCPSQECQTNRSGGRLYLQTRGSKFIKFQEMKMQEHSDQVPVGNIPRSITVLVEGENTRIAQPGDHVSVTGIFLPILRTGFRQVVQGLLSETYLEAHRIVKMNKSEDDESGAGELSREELRQIAEEDFYEKLAASIAPEIYGHEDVKKALLLLLVGGVDQSPRGMKIRGNINICLMGDPGVAKSQLLSYIDRLAPRSQYTTGRGSSGVGLTAAVLRDSVSGELTLEGGALVLADQGVCCIDEFDKMAEADRTAIHEVMEQQTISIAKAGILTTLNARCSILAAANPAYGRYNPRRSLEQNIQLPAALLSRFDLLWLIQDRPDRDNDLRLAQHITYVHQHSRQPPSQFEPLDMKLMRRYIAMCREKQPTVPESLADYITAAYVEMRREAWASKDATYTSARTLLAILRLSTALARLRMVDVVEKEDVNEAIRLMEMSKDSLLGDKGQTARTQRPADVVFATIRELVSGGRSVRFSEAEQRCISRGFTPAQFQVALDEYEELNVWQVNASRTRITFV